In Bacteroidota bacterium, a genomic segment contains:
- the cas1 gene encoding type II CRISPR-associated endonuclease Cas1, translating to MIKRTLYFGNPAYLSISKAQLVVQVPPTAQKESASQLLTFVTAASIPVEDIGVVVFDNYQITLSHAVLQYLLDNNVAVVSCDARHHPVGLLLALQSNTIQNERYRTQLEASEPLKKQLWAQTIGQKIKNQAALLTQLGVDNGYLIPLYRNVKSGDSDNVEATAAAYYWQHILQHVMGFRRHREGIPPNNYFNYAYAILRATMARSIVAAGLLPTLGIHHANRYNAYCLADDLMEPYRPFADILVMQWIAANGIKEELEKSDKAELLKVPVMDVIIDGEKSPLMIATQRTAVSLVKCFEGEWRKLLYPEM from the coding sequence ATGATAAAACGAACATTGTATTTTGGCAATCCAGCTTATTTAAGCATAAGCAAAGCGCAATTGGTTGTACAAGTACCACCCACTGCACAAAAGGAAAGCGCAAGCCAATTGCTAACCTTTGTAACTGCTGCATCTATACCTGTTGAAGATATTGGCGTGGTGGTATTCGACAATTATCAAATTACATTATCGCATGCAGTATTGCAATACCTGCTCGATAATAATGTGGCAGTAGTATCGTGCGATGCCCGGCATCACCCGGTAGGATTGTTGTTGGCATTGCAAAGCAATACCATACAAAACGAACGCTACCGCACACAATTGGAAGCAAGCGAGCCATTGAAAAAACAATTGTGGGCGCAAACCATAGGGCAAAAAATAAAAAATCAGGCAGCATTGTTAACGCAATTGGGTGTCGATAACGGCTACCTTATACCATTGTACCGCAATGTAAAAAGTGGCGATAGCGATAATGTGGAAGCAACAGCGGCCGCCTATTACTGGCAACACATTTTGCAGCATGTGATGGGCTTTAGACGACACCGCGAAGGCATACCACCCAACAATTATTTCAATTATGCCTATGCTATATTGCGCGCCACCATGGCACGCAGCATAGTAGCCGCAGGTCTGTTACCTACATTAGGCATACACCACGCCAACCGCTACAATGCCTATTGCCTTGCCGATGATTTGATGGAACCCTACAGGCCATTTGCCGATATACTAGTAATGCAATGGATAGCAGCCAACGGAATAAAAGAAGAATTGGAAAAAAGCGATAAAGCCGAACTGCTAAAAGTTCCGGTGATGGATGTAATAATTGATGGCGAAAAAAGCCCACTCATGATAGCAACACAACGCACAGCCGTAAGCCTTGTAAAATGCTTCGAAGGCGAATGGCGCAAATTGCTTTATCCAGAAATGTAG
- the cas2 gene encoding CRISPR-associated endonuclease Cas2: MNLERLNAYRIMWTFVMYDLPTETKAERKAAAKFRKDLLQDGFSMFQFSSYIRHSASSENANVHKKRVTKSLPEHGKVGILQITDKQFGDMEIFYGKKPAKLPNIPQQLELF; encoded by the coding sequence ATGAACCTCGAACGCCTAAACGCCTATCGCATTATGTGGACATTTGTAATGTACGATTTGCCAACCGAAACCAAGGCAGAACGTAAAGCTGCAGCAAAATTCCGTAAAGATTTGTTGCAAGATGGTTTCAGCATGTTTCAATTTAGCTCATACATTCGCCACAGTGCAAGCAGCGAAAATGCCAATGTGCACAAAAAACGTGTAACCAAAAGCCTGCCCGAACATGGCAAGGTGGGCATACTGCAAATTACCGATAAACAGTTTGGTGACATGGAAATATTTTATGGAAAAAAACCTGCAAAGTTGCCCAACATACCACAGCAGTTAGAATTGTTTTAG
- a CDS encoding peptidoglycan synthetase: protein MNVHFIAIGGAAMHNLALALHHKGLTVTGSDDEINEPSRSRLATYRLLPEKIGWFPEKISTNLDAIILGMHARIDNPELLRAQQLGLPIFSYPEYIYEQSKNKKRIVIGGSHGKTTITSMIMHVLKKASKNFDYLVGSMITGFDTMVRLSDAPVIIIEGDEYLASPIDRRPKFHLYKADVGIISGIAWDHINVFPTFENYYEQFELFAKQIPADGKLIGCAEDEQVAQLMKSDAIHAMRITYNLPAYETEDDVTYIIYENIKYPISIFEKHNVINREAAILACAEAGIYTHEFYKLIADFTGAARRLELVGRKDDFVFYKDFAHAPSKVKATVDAVREQFPKHKLIACLELHTFSSLNKTFLLDYRGCLDNADTAVVYFNHHTIAHKKLEALSEEFVTTCFGGKVTVLTDSAMLKQMLLDAPKSNTVLLMMSSGTFDGINLNKLMDEFFEI from the coding sequence ATGAATGTACATTTTATAGCGATAGGAGGTGCGGCCATGCACAATCTTGCGTTAGCCCTGCATCATAAGGGACTGACCGTAACCGGTAGTGATGATGAAATAAATGAGCCATCGCGTTCGCGATTGGCCACCTACCGCTTGCTCCCTGAAAAAATTGGTTGGTTTCCTGAAAAAATTTCGACTAACCTGGATGCTATCATTTTGGGAATGCATGCGCGCATCGATAATCCTGAACTGCTGCGTGCGCAGCAGTTGGGGCTACCCATATTTTCTTATCCCGAATACATTTACGAACAATCGAAAAATAAAAAACGTATTGTGATTGGTGGTAGTCATGGCAAAACAACCATTACCAGCATGATCATGCATGTGCTGAAAAAAGCAAGCAAAAATTTTGACTACCTTGTAGGAAGTATGATTACAGGATTTGATACCATGGTGAGACTATCCGATGCCCCCGTTATCATAATTGAAGGTGATGAATACCTTGCCTCTCCCATCGACCGCAGGCCCAAGTTTCATCTATACAAAGCCGATGTTGGAATTATTTCGGGCATTGCCTGGGACCATATTAATGTGTTTCCAACTTTTGAAAATTACTATGAGCAGTTTGAACTATTTGCAAAACAAATTCCAGCTGATGGAAAATTAATTGGTTGCGCTGAGGATGAACAAGTAGCACAATTGATGAAAAGCGATGCTATACATGCCATGCGCATTACTTATAATTTGCCCGCTTACGAAACAGAAGACGATGTTACTTATATCATTTATGAAAATATAAAATATCCGATTTCTATTTTTGAAAAACATAATGTGATCAACAGGGAGGCAGCTATACTTGCCTGTGCAGAAGCAGGAATATATACGCACGAATTCTATAAATTGATAGCAGACTTTACCGGTGCAGCACGAAGGCTTGAGTTGGTTGGCCGTAAAGATGATTTTGTTTTCTATAAAGATTTTGCCCATGCACCATCAAAGGTAAAAGCTACTGTTGATGCAGTGCGTGAGCAATTTCCAAAACATAAATTAATAGCCTGTTTAGAGTTGCACACATTTAGCAGTTTGAATAAAACATTCCTGCTTGATTACCGTGGATGTCTTGACAATGCAGATACAGCAGTGGTGTACTTTAATCATCACACCATTGCACATAAAAAATTAGAAGCACTAAGCGAAGAATTTGTAACCACTTGTTTTGGTGGAAAAGTAACTGTGCTTACCGACTCTGCCATGCTGAAACAAATGCTACTAGATGCTCCTAAATCAAATACGGTATTGCTAATGATGAGCAGTGGCACTTTTGATGGAATAAATTTAAATAAATTGATGGATGAATTTTTTGAGATATAA
- a CDS encoding RNA polymerase sigma factor: MQGDKREMFDDMYNANKRRIYKLCLGYTGDEDVAQDLMQDVFVKAWNNLDKFREEAMLSTWLYRIAVNTCLAHLRKQKNRPSDELNDFIIETHQEEKSDKHVKVKMLYKSISLLEESERILISMVLDDVPYPEIAAIAGISEGNLRVKIHRIKNTLSEIYKKVETTYESTFIKNGM, translated from the coding sequence ATGCAAGGCGACAAGCGCGAAATGTTTGACGATATGTATAATGCAAATAAAAGGCGCATTTACAAATTGTGCCTTGGCTATACAGGCGATGAAGACGTAGCACAGGACCTTATGCAGGATGTGTTTGTAAAGGCATGGAACAACCTGGATAAATTTCGTGAAGAGGCCATGCTCAGCACCTGGTTATATAGGATAGCAGTGAACACCTGCCTTGCACATTTACGCAAACAGAAAAACAGACCGAGCGATGAGCTAAATGATTTTATAATTGAAACACATCAGGAAGAAAAATCCGATAAGCACGTTAAAGTTAAAATGCTCTATAAGAGTATTTCGTTACTCGAGGAATCGGAAAGGATCCTTATAAGCATGGTGCTGGACGATGTGCCGTACCCCGAGATTGCAGCCATAGCAGGCATTAGCGAGGGTAATCTGCGTGTAAAGATTCACAGGATAAAAAATACGCTCTCAGAAATTTATAAAAAAGTAGAAACCACCTATGAGTCAACCTTTATAAAAAACGGAATGTAA
- a CDS encoding T9SS type A sorting domain-containing protein, whose protein sequence is MKKTIIQICSILITLLAIPHCGFTQIDLQKYCGTVQSTTTSASKIDTLVNGDSVIIIPTVFHVLTQGGAENISKSHIQRTLEILNQDFNSQNPDTFDIPAAFHPLRGNPKVEFRLARIDPQGNCTDGIDRAYTPYTAAYQNASLMSGFTWDHTKYMNVYVVKFIDAFSPMIFGVAYRASADSGQTDPPGLDILMVSYHALADGFNGLLPGQRGHILSHEIGHNLSLGHTFGSGPGCGDDDDVADTPLQDEASAGCPVFPHISCGNGPDGDMFNNMMDYSLCTNMFTQGQADRVRTCLARNEWRAALWTPANLAATGVDTILPLCQNAPVADFGYGNFAGWLCAGNPVQFYEAASVNATSYQWEFTGGIPAMSTDTFPSVVFPDSGYYSVKLIVSNSFGNDTILKMIRIEPAEVTYNSSNTESFEDTILNAQIAKWGLLGKKWSITNLAADSGTYSIKLDSSLYYLSTFFTHNFDLSQVPAPGRKLEFRVALGMSAGGLPINGGLRVTWKKPCVYDRTDMQGNPEYNSESNALHPEPGLLPDSLKTATTNVAFIPNSSQWKTIRLDIPDSLTGEVQIGFDWVNFTLTTKFKGIYIDNIKVLSGLVGLSENTFEMDWKLYPNPATNQLTIVLPNNLNEVTATISDITGKIIYKTANINSEKLEVSTTDFVDGVYLVQVQTSAFVSTRKLIVIK, encoded by the coding sequence ATGAAAAAAACTATCATTCAAATATGCAGTATATTAATTACACTACTGGCAATTCCTCATTGTGGATTTACACAGATTGACTTGCAAAAATATTGTGGAACAGTGCAATCAACTACTACATCGGCTTCTAAAATTGACACGCTTGTAAATGGTGATTCGGTTATTATTATTCCCACAGTTTTCCATGTTCTTACACAGGGTGGTGCTGAAAACATTTCAAAAAGTCATATACAAAGGACGCTGGAAATTCTGAATCAGGATTTCAACAGTCAGAACCCTGATACGTTTGATATTCCTGCAGCCTTTCATCCGTTGCGCGGAAATCCTAAAGTTGAATTCCGGCTGGCTCGAATTGATCCACAAGGGAATTGTACCGATGGAATTGACAGGGCTTATACTCCTTATACTGCCGCTTATCAAAACGCTTCCCTAATGTCTGGATTTACATGGGATCATACCAAGTATATGAATGTCTATGTGGTAAAGTTTATTGACGCATTTTCTCCAATGATATTTGGAGTAGCATACCGGGCATCTGCTGATAGCGGACAAACTGATCCTCCCGGTCTTGATATATTGATGGTGAGTTATCATGCGCTTGCTGATGGATTCAACGGACTGCTCCCCGGTCAGCGTGGCCATATATTGTCGCATGAAATAGGACATAATCTTAGTTTGGGTCACACATTTGGTTCAGGGCCGGGATGCGGTGATGATGATGACGTAGCAGATACACCGTTACAGGACGAAGCAAGTGCAGGTTGCCCGGTTTTCCCTCATATCTCTTGCGGAAACGGACCTGATGGAGATATGTTTAACAATATGATGGACTATTCACTTTGCACGAATATGTTTACCCAAGGGCAGGCAGACCGGGTACGAACATGTCTTGCCAGAAATGAATGGCGTGCTGCACTTTGGACACCTGCAAACCTTGCTGCAACCGGAGTTGATACAATACTTCCACTTTGTCAAAATGCACCTGTGGCTGATTTTGGTTACGGCAATTTTGCAGGATGGCTTTGTGCAGGTAATCCTGTTCAGTTTTATGAGGCTGCATCTGTTAATGCTACTTCCTATCAATGGGAATTTACCGGTGGAATTCCTGCCATGTCAACTGATACTTTTCCATCTGTAGTTTTTCCTGATAGTGGTTATTACAGTGTGAAGTTAATTGTGAGTAACAGTTTTGGTAATGACACTATTTTAAAAATGATACGGATTGAACCTGCTGAAGTAACTTACAATTCTTCTAATACAGAATCTTTTGAAGACACTATATTAAATGCACAAATTGCAAAATGGGGTTTGTTAGGAAAAAAATGGTCGATTACTAACTTGGCCGCTGATTCAGGTACCTACTCAATAAAACTGGATAGCAGTTTATACTATTTAAGTACCTTTTTTACCCACAATTTCGATTTGAGTCAGGTGCCGGCACCTGGTCGTAAATTAGAATTCAGGGTGGCATTGGGAATGAGTGCAGGTGGCTTGCCTATAAACGGTGGACTTCGGGTTACCTGGAAAAAACCATGCGTTTATGATCGCACCGATATGCAGGGAAACCCAGAATATAATTCAGAGAGCAATGCACTTCATCCAGAACCGGGCTTATTACCCGATTCCTTAAAAACAGCAACCACCAATGTTGCATTTATTCCGAATTCAAGTCAATGGAAAACAATTAGGCTTGATATACCGGATAGCCTCACAGGAGAAGTTCAGATAGGCTTTGATTGGGTCAATTTTACTCTCACTACTAAATTCAAAGGCATCTATATCGACAACATAAAAGTGCTTTCGGGGCTGGTTGGTCTTTCAGAAAACACTTTCGAAATGGATTGGAAGTTATATCCCAATCCTGCCACCAATCAGCTTACCATAGTGTTGCCAAATAATCTCAACGAAGTAACAGCAACTATTTCTGATATCACCGGAAAAATTATATACAAAACCGCCAACATCAATTCAGAAAAGTTAGAAGTAAGCACAACTGATTTCGTAGATGGAGTTTACCTCGTTCAAGTTCAAACTTCTGCTTTTGTAAGTACAAGAAAACTTATTGTTATAAAATAA
- a CDS encoding NAD(P)-dependent alcohol dehydrogenase, with amino-acid sequence MKAIVYTKYGPPEVAQLMEVPKPTPKAKEVLVKVYASTVNRTDSGFRSAEYFVSRFWSGLFKPKYQILGSEFAGIIEALGPGVTLFKKGDKVFGFNEQTFGGHGEYMAIAETSALTTMPEDISFEKAAALTEGAHYALVDIRAAKVKHGQDVLVYGATGAIGSAAVQLLKHFGAVVTAVCNTKNVALVKSIGADTVVDYQTQDFTVTEKKYEFIFDAVGKSSFGECKPLLTKKGIYISTELGKNGENILLALTTPLWGGKKLLFPLPSITKQDVIFLKELFQKGEYSPVIDREYKLDQIVEAYKYVETGQKTGNVILKVALTNTNL; translated from the coding sequence ATGAAAGCAATTGTATATACGAAATACGGACCACCCGAAGTTGCCCAATTAATGGAAGTTCCTAAACCAACACCAAAAGCCAAAGAAGTATTGGTTAAGGTTTATGCGTCTACAGTAAACCGCACAGACTCTGGTTTTCGAAGTGCCGAATATTTTGTTTCCCGATTTTGGAGTGGCCTTTTTAAACCAAAGTATCAAATATTGGGTAGCGAATTTGCAGGCATAATTGAAGCCCTTGGGCCAGGTGTAACACTATTTAAAAAAGGAGACAAAGTTTTTGGGTTTAATGAACAAACATTTGGTGGGCATGGAGAATACATGGCAATTGCAGAAACAAGCGCTCTTACAACAATGCCTGAGGACATTAGCTTTGAAAAAGCGGCAGCCCTTACAGAAGGAGCACATTATGCCCTGGTTGATATACGAGCAGCAAAAGTTAAGCATGGACAAGATGTTTTAGTTTATGGTGCCACAGGAGCTATTGGTTCGGCAGCTGTGCAACTATTAAAACATTTTGGAGCAGTGGTAACTGCCGTATGCAACACAAAAAATGTTGCTCTTGTAAAATCTATAGGTGCCGATACGGTAGTTGATTATCAAACTCAGGACTTTACAGTTACCGAAAAAAAATATGAATTTATTTTTGATGCAGTTGGCAAAAGTTCATTTGGAGAATGCAAGCCGCTGCTAACAAAAAAAGGAATTTACATCTCGACCGAACTGGGAAAAAATGGAGAGAACATACTCCTTGCACTTACCACTCCACTTTGGGGTGGTAAAAAACTTTTATTCCCATTGCCTTCAATAACCAAACAGGATGTGATATTCTTAAAAGAACTTTTTCAAAAAGGTGAATACAGCCCTGTTATTGACCGCGAATACAAATTAGATCAAATTGTGGAAGCATACAAATATGTTGAAACAGGACAAAAAACGGGCAACGTTATTTTAAAAGTTGCTTTGACCAATACAAATCTTTAA
- a CDS encoding T9SS type A sorting domain-containing protein, translated as MKKKSMNLLRLLMLTCLGITAITGVQATHLAGMEMVFEYLSGQTYRIKVNYYRDCGGVAARPSLILQYTSTACQFSDTISIYPDGTVTEISDVCATAVTTCNGGSAPGIQRYVYTIDLTLPFQCADWKIGVADFARNLPITTINNPNNTALYVEAKINNTGTLNNNSPTFTNDPVGFACIGQPFTYNQGAVDVDGDSLVYELVTPQGCNTSGGQISYPLVPNNVSFIAPFTTTNPLPSSTSFALSPFNGTLNFTPNAAAVGILAVRVKEFRNGLLIATVLRDMQFQTVSCANNTLPGASGVNGTTTYTVNTCLGDSVTFFVNSTDAEQAQVVTMSSNVAQSIPAAVYTISGGNRPTGTFSWYPTSNDIGANTFTVEVKDNACPTNGVQVFTYTINVGSVNVTATALQDDVSTTVNGGAAPYTYLWSNSATTSTLTNVAAGTYTVTVTDKNGCTGVAVVVVAPVNCEVKFGANYVNPTCGYCNGSIVLFVHAGTAPYSYLWSNGKTSKNNQNACSGYYTVTVTDANGCTVTGTFLLTGTQKINVAVAVDSCLANCKGKLTANPTNGVTPYTYLWSTGATTKKIINLCNGMYTITVTDKNGCTRSVKKRVKGCGTQRFGDDDAEGMESDADFAIFPNPSNNAFTVQNFSGKAQQVNVIDVTGKTIYTNQLNEQLIFGNELQQGVYIIRLTDGDKVETYKLIKVN; from the coding sequence ATGAAAAAAAAATCTATGAATTTACTGCGTCTTTTAATGTTGACATGCCTTGGCATAACAGCTATAACAGGCGTTCAGGCTACTCACCTTGCAGGTATGGAAATGGTATTTGAATATCTTAGCGGTCAAACGTATCGTATTAAGGTGAACTATTATCGTGATTGTGGTGGTGTCGCGGCCCGTCCAAGTTTAATATTGCAATACACAAGCACTGCGTGCCAATTTAGCGATACTATCAGTATTTATCCTGATGGTACGGTTACCGAAATTTCGGATGTATGCGCTACTGCGGTTACAACTTGCAATGGTGGCAGTGCTCCAGGCATTCAGCGTTATGTTTATACCATAGACCTTACCTTGCCATTTCAATGTGCCGACTGGAAGATTGGTGTTGCTGACTTTGCCCGTAATCTTCCTATCACTACTATTAATAATCCTAATAATACTGCATTATATGTAGAGGCCAAGATTAATAATACCGGAACCCTTAATAATAACAGCCCTACCTTTACAAACGACCCGGTTGGGTTTGCCTGCATTGGTCAGCCATTTACGTATAATCAGGGTGCAGTGGATGTTGATGGCGATTCGTTGGTATATGAATTAGTTACACCTCAGGGCTGTAATACCAGCGGTGGTCAAATTTCATATCCGCTTGTTCCAAATAATGTAAGCTTTATAGCTCCTTTTACAACCACCAACCCATTGCCATCAAGCACTTCATTTGCGTTAAGCCCATTTAACGGCACTCTAAATTTCACTCCTAATGCAGCTGCGGTAGGTATTTTGGCTGTACGTGTGAAAGAATTTCGTAATGGTTTGTTAATAGCAACCGTACTTCGCGACATGCAGTTTCAAACCGTATCATGTGCAAACAATACATTACCCGGTGCCTCGGGAGTAAATGGTACCACCACTTATACCGTGAATACATGCCTAGGCGATTCAGTTACATTTTTTGTTAACAGTACCGATGCTGAGCAAGCACAAGTGGTAACCATGTCGTCCAATGTAGCACAATCTATACCTGCCGCTGTATATACCATAAGTGGAGGCAACCGCCCAACAGGAACTTTTAGTTGGTATCCCACCTCTAATGATATTGGTGCAAATACATTTACAGTAGAAGTTAAAGATAATGCCTGCCCAACCAACGGTGTGCAGGTTTTTACTTATACAATTAATGTTGGTAGTGTAAATGTAACAGCAACTGCTTTGCAAGACGATGTATCGACTACAGTAAACGGTGGAGCGGCTCCTTATACTTACTTATGGAGCAATAGCGCTACTACCAGCACCCTTACCAATGTTGCAGCAGGAACCTATACCGTAACAGTTACTGACAAGAATGGCTGTACAGGTGTTGCCGTAGTTGTTGTTGCCCCTGTAAATTGCGAAGTTAAATTTGGAGCAAACTATGTAAATCCTACATGTGGATATTGTAATGGCTCTATTGTTTTGTTTGTACATGCCGGCACAGCTCCATATTCATATTTGTGGAGTAATGGAAAGACAAGCAAAAACAATCAAAACGCATGTTCAGGTTATTATACGGTAACAGTTACTGATGCTAATGGCTGCACTGTTACTGGAACCTTCTTGTTAACCGGCACGCAAAAAATTAATGTTGCTGTTGCTGTTGACTCTTGTCTTGCTAATTGCAAAGGAAAGCTTACAGCTAATCCAACTAATGGAGTAACGCCATACACCTATTTATGGTCGACCGGAGCAACAACTAAAAAGATAATAAATCTTTGCAATGGAATGTATACTATTACCGTTACAGACAAGAATGGTTGCACCAGATCAGTAAAGAAAAGAGTTAAAGGATGCGGCACACAGCGTTTTGGAGATGATGATGCCGAAGGAATGGAATCTGATGCAGATTTTGCAATTTTCCCAAATCCTAGCAACAATGCATTTACGGTGCAGAACTTCTCTGGAAAGGCGCAACAAGTTAATGTAATTGATGTTACAGGCAAAACTATATACACCAACCAATTAAATGAGCAGCTTATATTCGGAAACGAATTGCAGCAAGGTGTGTACATTATCCGCCTTACCGATGGGGATAAAGTTGAAACCTATAAGCTCATTAAAGTAAATTAA
- a CDS encoding ABC-F family ATP-binding cassette domain-containing protein produces MINYLTAERLAKSYSEHPLFTDIWLSLQENQKAALIAANGTGKSTILKICAQKEQPDEGKVIVRSDIVVGYLPQEPEMALHLSVKENIFISDHKVLQLIGEYERLLNLTPYEKTSDFDKQLEEVIAQIDNNKAWDYEAKVASILGKLNIHNLEQKVESLSGGQRKRLALARLLIEEPDLMLLDEPTNHLDLDMIEWLEQYLTRLNNTVLLITHDRYFLDNVCDTIYELDNGKMYQYKGNYSYFLEKKHERETVQAAELGKAQNLYKRELDWMRRQPKARTTKQKARIDSFYETEEKAKSGKVEQKASMTMQMQRMGSKIMEFENICKSYGDHILFDNFSYTFKRGEKIGIVGRNGTGKSTLLKMIMGEVAPDRGRIKKGDTISFAYYSQDGLQLKEDMRVLEYLRTFAEYVDTGNGGYINVSQFLNHFKFDYSKQHSYVSKLSGGEKRRLYLLSLLIQNPNFLILDEPTNDLDIVTLNLLEEFIEGYEGCMLLVTHDRYFMDRTVDHVFVMNGDGKVSDIHGNYTAYRLSLNEITAPKPASIEKKKNDTPQDTKPKTRKGLSFKEKREYETLEKEIASLEARKAELIAKVSTPDLAHSEIMLASNELALLESYMDEKTMRWLELSELENS; encoded by the coding sequence ATGATTAATTACCTAACCGCTGAGCGATTGGCAAAGAGTTACAGTGAGCACCCGCTCTTTACTGATATTTGGCTTTCGTTGCAGGAAAATCAGAAGGCAGCTTTAATAGCAGCAAATGGCACAGGTAAGAGTACCATTTTAAAAATTTGTGCTCAAAAGGAGCAACCTGATGAGGGAAAGGTTATCGTACGTAGTGATATTGTAGTGGGATATCTGCCGCAGGAACCTGAGATGGCGTTGCATCTGAGCGTAAAAGAAAACATATTTATATCGGATCATAAGGTATTGCAACTTATTGGAGAGTACGAGCGATTGCTCAATCTTACTCCGTATGAAAAAACAAGTGATTTCGACAAGCAGCTCGAAGAGGTGATTGCGCAAATTGACAATAATAAGGCTTGGGATTATGAAGCCAAGGTGGCAAGTATTTTAGGCAAATTAAATATTCACAACCTGGAGCAAAAGGTAGAAAGCCTAAGTGGTGGGCAACGCAAGCGCCTTGCGCTTGCCCGGTTACTTATCGAAGAACCCGACCTGATGTTGCTCGATGAGCCTACCAATCACCTAGACCTCGATATGATTGAATGGCTGGAGCAATACCTTACGCGATTAAATAACACCGTACTATTAATTACCCACGACCGCTATTTTCTGGATAATGTGTGCGATACTATCTATGAACTTGATAATGGAAAGATGTATCAGTATAAGGGCAACTATTCTTATTTTCTTGAAAAAAAGCATGAGCGTGAGACCGTACAAGCTGCCGAGCTTGGTAAAGCGCAAAATCTATACAAGCGTGAGCTAGACTGGATGCGCAGACAACCTAAAGCGCGCACAACCAAGCAAAAGGCACGTATCGACAGCTTTTATGAGACCGAAGAAAAAGCCAAGAGTGGTAAGGTTGAACAAAAGGCAAGTATGACTATGCAAATGCAACGCATGGGCAGCAAGATTATGGAGTTTGAAAATATCTGCAAGAGTTACGGTGACCATATACTTTTTGATAATTTTAGTTATACATTTAAACGTGGCGAAAAAATTGGAATAGTAGGCCGCAATGGCACCGGCAAAAGTACGCTGCTCAAAATGATTATGGGCGAGGTTGCCCCGGACCGGGGTCGCATCAAGAAGGGAGATACCATCTCCTTTGCTTATTATAGTCAAGATGGGTTGCAGCTAAAAGAAGATATGCGGGTGCTTGAGTATCTGCGCACCTTTGCAGAGTATGTGGATACCGGAAATGGCGGTTATATAAATGTGAGCCAGTTTTTAAATCATTTTAAATTTGATTATAGCAAACAACATAGCTATGTAAGCAAGCTTAGCGGTGGCGAAAAGAGGAGGTTGTATCTCTTATCGCTATTAATTCAGAATCCTAATTTTTTGATTTTAGATGAGCCAACCAATGACCTCGATATTGTTACACTTAATTTGCTCGAAGAATTTATTGAAGGATATGAGGGATGTATGTTGTTGGTTACCCACGACCGCTACTTTATGGACCGAACCGTTGACCATGTTTTTGTGATGAATGGAGACGGAAAAGTGAGCGATATCCACGGTAATTATACAGCTTATCGCCTTAGCCTAAATGAAATTACTGCACCAAAGCCTGCAAGCATTGAGAAGAAAAAAAATGATACCCCGCAAGATACAAAGCCTAAAACACGCAAAGGATTAAGCTTCAAAGAAAAGCGCGAATACGAAACACTCGAAAAAGAAATTGCCAGTTTGGAAGCGCGTAAAGCAGAGCTGATAGCAAAAGTAAGTACTCCTGATTTAGCACATAGCGAAATAATGCTTGCTTCTAATGAGTTAGCCCTTCTTGAATCGTATATGGACGAAAAAACCATGCGCTGGCTCGAATTGTCGGAATTAGAAAATTCATAA
- a CDS encoding sugar transferase has protein sequence MLTRVNDIIWSVVGLIVLSPMLLIISILIIIDSRGGVFYRQVRVGKNNVDFKIFKFRTMYTDADKKGLLTVGMRDSRITHIGYKLRSYKLDELPQLINVLLGDMSLVGPRPEVRKYVDLYNIEQLNVLKVKPGITDYASIQYANENEILSKSADPDKTYIDTVMPEKIRLNLNYINRKSLREDYFIIWLTIKKIISLD, from the coding sequence ATGCTCACTCGGGTAAACGATATCATTTGGTCAGTTGTTGGTTTGATAGTATTGTCTCCCATGCTTTTGATTATTTCAATATTGATAATAATAGATAGTCGTGGAGGAGTATTTTACAGGCAAGTGCGAGTAGGTAAAAACAATGTTGATTTTAAAATTTTCAAGTTTCGAACCATGTACACCGATGCGGATAAAAAAGGCTTACTTACAGTAGGTATGCGCGATTCGCGAATTACCCATATAGGCTACAAGTTGCGCAGCTATAAGTTAGACGAGTTGCCTCAATTGATAAATGTACTTTTAGGAGATATGAGCCTGGTAGGACCTCGCCCGGAAGTGCGTAAGTATGTTGACCTCTATAATATTGAGCAATTAAATGTGCTCAAAGTTAAACCCGGTATTACAGATTATGCATCTATACAATATGCCAATGAAAACGAAATATTAAGCAAATCTGCTGATCCCGATAAAACGTATATTGACACCGTTATGCCCGAAAAAATCCGGCTTAATTTGAACTATATAAATCGTAAATCGCTGCGTGAAGATTATTTTATTATTTGGCTCACGATAAAAAAAATAATTAGCCTTGATTAA